The following proteins are encoded in a genomic region of Scylla paramamosain isolate STU-SP2022 chromosome 40, ASM3559412v1, whole genome shotgun sequence:
- the LOC135092389 gene encoding uncharacterized protein LOC135092389, which produces MNSSVRSTGGDRSSVHHINNSADKVMESDLVTLIKQMKEEQQLKNKDLESCIVNLTEMVKGTHLKTGNNEGGCWIHNSRNHDTLDCYKFKNLSNKERFELARSNGICFKCLKGYHQAWNCNTNKLCDVRIRGQGVCNRHHHPLVHFEQEEGASHNTVSANTLNTLLNISTVYSNTQPITVLWDSGSDITLVTHSMAEKLSLKGKDVNLSMIKVGNVIEHHSTKEYCIPLIDRTGHVWEINAIGIEEISAKINEFDVSGVKELFVGVSNHDINRPCGEIDMLIGANYSELLPKVVQTNEGLQLLENPFGFSIRGRHSKIRASGSTTNHVIVRTHKVSSSISLNEIKVEPTDKLKSQLDKFFALEESGVQCDTRCLKCLCKGCPVSDCVNIKEERELKLIEEGLVYHEEGKYWTASYPWIRDPRHLKNNVKVAVARLKTTENRLKNLDIQYAQSYHNEIKDMVKRGVARQLSEEEMQSYNGPIHYISHHEVLKPDSASTPLRIVFNSSSSYMGQKLNDFWAKGPVVLNNMIGVLLRFRQERVAITGDI; this is translated from the coding sequence ATGAATTCTAGTGTCAGATCTACTGGTGGTGATAGAAGTTCAGTACATCATATAAATAATTCAGCTGACAAGGTCATGGAGTCAGATCTGGTAACACTAATAaaacagatgaaggaagagCAACAACTAAAGAATAAAGATTTAGAGTCATGTATTGTAAATTTGACGGAGATGGTGAAAGGTACCCACTTGAAGACTGGAAATAATGAGGGAGGATGCTGGATTCACAATTCCAGGAACCATGATACTCTTGATTGTTATAAATTTAAGAATCTCAGCAACAAGGAGAGGTTTGAGTTAGCTAGAAGCAATGGAATATGTTTTAAATGCTTAAAGGGATATCATCAGGCATGGAATTGTAATACGAACAAGTTGTGTGATGTCAGGATCAGGGGTCAAGGTGTGTGtaaccgtcatcatcatccactgGTGCATTTTGAACAGGAAGAAGGTGCTAGTCATAATACAGTATCTGCAAACACTCTGAACACCTTATTGAATATCAGTACTGTGTACAGTAACACTCAACCTATAACAGTACTGTGGGATTCAGGTTCTGACATAACCTTGGTGACACACAGTATGGCAGAAAAACTAAGTTTGAAGGGCAAGGATGTGAATTTATCCATGATCAAGGTTGGCAATGTAATTGAACATCATTCTACCAAAGAATATTGCATACCACTGATTGATAGGACTGGGCATGTATGGGAAATTAATGCCATTGGTATAGAGGAAATATCTGCTAAAATCAATGAATTTGATGTGTCAGGAGTTAAGGAGTTATTTGTAGGAGTATCAAACCATGATATTAATCGCCCTTGTGGTGAGATTGACATGCTGATTGGGGCCAATTACAGTGAATTATTGCCTAAAGTTGTTCAGACTAATGAAGGTCTTCAATTGTTAGAGAATCCATTTGGGTTCAGTATACGTGGCAGACACAGCAAAATAAGAGCCTCAGGGAGCACGACGAACCATGTGATTGTGAGAACTCACAAGGTGTCAAGCTCAATAAGCCTCAATGAGATTAAGGTAGAACCTACAGATAAACTTAAGTCACAATTAGATAAATTCTTTGCTTTAGAGGAGAGTGGGGTGCAGTGTGACACAAGATGCCTTAAATGCCTGTGTAAGGGTTGCCCTGTAAGTGACTGTGTCAatattaaggaagaaagagaactgaAATTGATTGAGGAGGGATTAGTATATCATGAAGAAGGGAAGTATTGGACAGCAAGCTATCCTTGGATAAGGGACCCGAGACATCTTAAGAACAATGTAAAAGTGGCTGTGGCTAGATTAAAAACTACAGAAAATAGACTGAAAAATTTGGATATCCAGTATGCCCAGAGTTATCACAATGAAATCAAGGACATGGTGAAAAGGGGGGTAGCGAGACAattaagtgaagaggaaatgCAGTCATACAATGGCCCAATTCACTACATTTCCCATCATGAAGTATTGAAACCAGATTCTGCTTCAACACCTCTGCGTATTGTATTTAACTCATCTTCATCATACATGGGACAAAAACTTAATGATTTTTGGGCAAAAGGGCCAGTTGTTCTTAACAACATGATTGGAGTCTTGCTAAGATTTAGACAGGAAAGGGTTGCCATAACTGGtgatatataa